The following are encoded together in the Chromatiaceae bacterium genome:
- the cysC gene encoding adenylyl-sulfate kinase, translated as MSNETNVTWHEHQVTRERREALHGHRGCVIWFTGLSGSGKSTIANTLDHRLHGLGLHSAVLDGDNVRHGLNAGPSMLRDTHGPDFAGRFGLGFSAIDREENIRRIGAVAQLFCEAGLIALTAFISPYRIDRDRIRGTLRPGEFIEIFVDTPIEICEQRDPKGLYKKARAGELKGFTGIDDPYEAPQAPELVLAGGEQTPDQLAEIVIDHLILKEIIPPRSA; from the coding sequence ATGTCGAACGAAACCAACGTGACCTGGCATGAACATCAGGTTACGCGCGAACGCCGCGAGGCCCTGCACGGGCACCGCGGCTGTGTCATCTGGTTCACGGGCCTGAGCGGCTCGGGCAAGAGCACCATCGCCAACACCCTGGATCACCGCCTCCATGGCCTGGGTCTGCACAGCGCCGTCCTGGATGGCGACAATGTGCGCCACGGGCTCAACGCCGGGCCGTCCATGCTGCGCGACACCCATGGCCCGGATTTCGCCGGTCGCTTCGGCCTCGGCTTTTCCGCCATCGACCGCGAGGAGAACATCCGCCGCATCGGCGCCGTGGCGCAACTCTTCTGCGAGGCCGGGCTGATCGCCCTGACCGCCTTCATCAGCCCCTACCGCATCGATCGCGACCGCATTCGCGGCACCCTGCGCCCGGGTGAATTTATCGAGATCTTTGTCGATACCCCTATCGAGATCTGCGAACAGCGCGACCCCAAGGGGCTCTACAAAAAGGCCCGGGCCGGCGAGCTAAAGGGTTTCACCGGCATCGATGACCCTTACGAGGCCCCGCAAGCCCCCGAGCTGGTGCTGGCCGGTGGCGAACAGACCCCGGACCAGCTCGCCGAGATCGTCATCGATCACCTCATCCTCAAGGAAATCATTCCGCCGCGGAGCGCCTGA
- the sufC gene encoding Fe-S cluster assembly ATPase SufC, whose protein sequence is MLEIKDLHVSVDDKAILKGIDLTVKPGEVHAIMGPNGSGKSTLAQVLAGREGYRVTQGSVRYLDRDLLTLSPEARARAGIFLAFQYPIEIPGVANAQFLRSALNSQRGYRGEPELDAFDFLEFVKGRLAMLQIDDSFLYRSLNEGFSGGEKKRNEILQMAVLEPRLAILDETDSGLDIDALKVVAHGVNALHAPDRAIILVTHYQRLLEYIVPDRVHVLAEGRIVRSGDRNLALELEAKGYSWLNIRDNFEETSIP, encoded by the coding sequence ATGCTCGAAATCAAGGATCTGCATGTATCGGTCGACGACAAGGCCATCCTCAAGGGCATTGACCTCACCGTTAAGCCCGGCGAGGTCCACGCCATCATGGGTCCGAACGGCTCGGGCAAGAGCACCCTGGCCCAGGTCCTGGCTGGACGCGAGGGCTACCGGGTGACCCAGGGCAGCGTGCGCTACCTGGACCGCGACCTGCTAACCCTCAGCCCCGAGGCGCGTGCCCGCGCCGGCATCTTCCTGGCCTTCCAGTACCCGATCGAGATTCCCGGCGTGGCGAACGCCCAGTTCCTGCGCAGCGCGCTCAACAGTCAGCGCGGCTACCGGGGCGAACCCGAGTTGGATGCCTTCGATTTCCTGGAATTCGTGAAGGGGCGCCTGGCCATGCTTCAGATCGACGACAGCTTCCTGTACCGATCGCTTAACGAAGGCTTCTCCGGGGGCGAGAAGAAGCGCAACGAGATCCTCCAGATGGCGGTGCTGGAACCGCGCCTGGCCATCCTGGACGAAACCGATTCCGGCCTCGACATCGACGCCCTCAAGGTGGTCGCGCACGGCGTCAACGCCCTGCACGCTCCCGATCGCGCCATCATCCTGGTCACCCACTACCAGCGCCTGCTCGAATACATCGTCCCGGACCGGGTCCACGTCCTGGCCGAAGGCCGCATCGTCCGCTCCGGCGACCGCAACCTGGCCCTGGAACTGGAGGCCAAGGGCTACAGTTGGCTGAACATCCGGGACAACTTCGAGGAGACCTCCATACCATGA
- the sufD gene encoding Fe-S cluster assembly protein SufD, translating to MTANTPFIEALRRIEVPGWLAGERGAALDRFLATGMPSARLEAWKHTSLAALERRVLHSPSSVAGEAVCSDIASYPGHALVFQNGQLRCRGTYLANQIAGTLLDLVNTQAVHPYLGQVADDTALANLNLALWQDGALVHVPADVHLSLPIFTLYGAAEAEAMLYPHTLAVLEQGAEAILVEHFLGQTDQPYWQNAVTEIVLEDSARLTHIKVVEEGAAATHTSLTAVRLGRDSEYRALHIGLDGALARHEITVHMAGSGATTRIDAFDLADGHRHADLHLRINHLAPSGTSRVTYRGLAEGRGRAVFDGHVVVDRTARKTDARQSCRGLLLSPQAEIDAMPRLEIYADDVKCGHGASIGNLDRDALFYLQSRGIDPALARQMLMQGFATEALGLLDHTHLRDWLMPRLIAAMARRTLMEPTP from the coding sequence ATGACCGCCAACACGCCCTTCATCGAGGCCCTGCGCCGGATCGAGGTGCCGGGCTGGCTGGCCGGCGAGCGTGGCGCGGCCCTGGACCGTTTCCTGGCGACCGGCATGCCGAGCGCCCGCCTGGAGGCCTGGAAGCACACCTCGCTGGCCGCGCTGGAACGCAGGGTTTTGCATTCGCCCTCCTCGGTGGCGGGCGAAGCGGTGTGCTCGGACATCGCGTCCTATCCGGGCCACGCCCTGGTGTTCCAGAACGGCCAGCTGCGCTGCCGCGGCACCTATCTGGCCAACCAGATCGCCGGTACCCTGCTTGACCTGGTCAACACCCAGGCCGTGCACCCGTACCTGGGCCAGGTGGCCGACGACACCGCCCTGGCCAACCTCAACCTGGCGCTCTGGCAGGATGGTGCCCTTGTCCACGTGCCCGCCGACGTCCATCTCAGCCTGCCGATTTTCACCCTCTACGGCGCCGCCGAGGCCGAGGCGATGCTCTATCCGCACACCCTGGCGGTATTGGAACAGGGCGCCGAGGCCATCCTGGTCGAACACTTCCTTGGCCAGACCGATCAACCCTACTGGCAGAATGCCGTTACCGAAATTGTCCTGGAAGACAGCGCCCGCCTCACCCACATCAAGGTGGTCGAGGAAGGCGCGGCCGCGACCCACACCAGCCTGACCGCGGTTCGCCTGGGCCGGGACAGCGAATACCGCGCCCTGCACATCGGCTTGGATGGCGCCCTGGCACGGCACGAGATCACGGTCCACATGGCCGGCTCGGGCGCCACGACCCGGATCGACGCCTTCGACCTGGCCGACGGCCACCGCCATGCCGACCTGCATCTGCGCATCAACCATCTTGCGCCCTCGGGTACTAGTCGGGTCACCTACCGGGGCCTGGCCGAAGGCCGCGGCCGCGCCGTGTTCGACGGCCATGTCGTGGTCGACCGCACCGCCCGGAAGACCGACGCCCGGCAATCCTGCCGGGGCCTGCTGCTCTCGCCTCAGGCCGAGATCGACGCCATGCCCAGGCTGGAGATTTATGCCGACGACGTGAAGTGCGGCCATGGCGCCAGCATCGGCAACCTGGACCGGGACGCTCTGTTCTACCTACAAAGCCGTGGCATCGATCCCGCGCTGGCGCGCCAAATGCTCATGCAGGGCTTCGCCACCGAGGCCCTCGGGCTGCTCGACCACACCCACCTGCGCGACTGGCTGATGCCCCGCCTGATTGCGGCCATGGCCCGGCGCACTCTGATGGAGCCAACGCCATGA
- a CDS encoding SUF system Fe-S cluster assembly regulator, translated as MLRIAKLTDYAIGLMAHMARSPGRQVSAQQFSLETELPVPTVANLLKRLSRAGLVYSTRGVAGGYCLAKNPKDITMVDVITAIEGPVALTECALGAGNCSLEAGCTTRAHWRLINQAVRVALESVSLAVLASPAARTRETGIRLPRKQA; from the coding sequence ATGTTACGCATCGCCAAGCTTACTGATTACGCCATCGGCCTGATGGCCCACATGGCCCGTTCGCCCGGCCGCCAGGTCAGCGCCCAGCAGTTTTCCCTGGAGACCGAACTGCCGGTCCCAACCGTGGCCAACCTGCTCAAGCGGCTGTCCCGCGCCGGGCTGGTCTACAGCACGCGCGGCGTGGCGGGCGGCTATTGTCTGGCGAAAAACCCCAAGGACATCACGATGGTGGATGTCATCACCGCCATTGAGGGCCCGGTGGCCTTGACCGAATGCGCCCTGGGCGCTGGCAATTGCAGCCTGGAGGCCGGCTGTACCACTCGCGCCCATTGGCGCCTGATCAACCAGGCCGTGCGCGTGGCCCTGGAATCCGTGAGCCTGGCCGTCTTGGCGTCGCCCGCAGCACGGACACGCGAAACTGGCATCAGGTTGCCGCGCAAACAGGCATAA
- the sufB gene encoding Fe-S cluster assembly protein SufB — translation MENLELQRHLDTDYRWGFVTDIEQDTLPMGLDEDVVRLISAKKGEPAFMLDWRLKAYRHWLTMTEPKWSSVRYPAIDYQTLHYYSAPKTRDGPKSLAEVDPELLRTYEKLGIPLAERGALAGVAVDAVFDSVSVATTFKDKLEQLGILFCPFSEAVIKYPELVQQYLGSVVPYTDNFFASLNSAVFSDGSFVYVPKGVRCPMELSTYFRINARNTGQFERTLIIADEGCYVSYLEGCTAPTRDENQLHAAVVELVALKDARIKYSTVQNWYPGDAEGRGGIYNFVTKRGDCRGERAHISWTQVETGSAITWKYPSCILRGDHSVGEFYSVALTNHYQQADTGTKMIHIGRDTRSTIVSKGIAAGHGSNAYRGLVKVLATAEGARNHTQCDSLLMSPTSAAHTFPYIEVRNPGATVEHEATTSRIGDDQLFYLRSRGLDEEEAVNLIVNGFCKEVFKELPMEFAVEAQKLLAVSLEGAVG, via the coding sequence ATGGAAAACCTGGAATTGCAACGCCACCTGGATACGGACTATCGGTGGGGCTTCGTCACCGACATCGAGCAGGACACCCTGCCCATGGGCCTGGACGAGGATGTCGTCCGCCTGATCTCGGCGAAGAAGGGCGAGCCCGCCTTCATGCTCGACTGGCGGCTCAAGGCCTACCGGCACTGGCTGACCATGACCGAACCGAAATGGTCCAGCGTGCGCTACCCGGCCATCGACTACCAGACCCTGCACTACTACTCCGCGCCCAAAACCAGGGACGGTCCCAAGAGCCTGGCCGAGGTCGATCCCGAACTGCTGCGCACCTACGAGAAGCTGGGCATCCCCCTGGCCGAGCGCGGTGCCCTGGCCGGCGTAGCGGTCGACGCGGTGTTCGACTCGGTGTCCGTGGCGACCACCTTCAAAGACAAGCTGGAACAGCTCGGCATCCTCTTTTGCCCCTTCTCCGAAGCGGTTATCAAATACCCCGAACTCGTGCAACAGTACCTCGGTTCGGTGGTCCCCTACACCGACAACTTCTTCGCCAGCCTGAACTCGGCAGTGTTCTCGGACGGTTCCTTTGTTTACGTGCCCAAGGGGGTGCGCTGCCCGATGGAACTGTCGACCTATTTCCGCATCAACGCCCGCAACACCGGCCAGTTCGAGCGCACCCTGATCATCGCCGACGAGGGCTGCTATGTGAGCTACCTGGAGGGCTGCACGGCGCCCACCCGAGACGAGAATCAGCTCCATGCCGCAGTGGTCGAACTGGTCGCACTGAAGGACGCCCGGATCAAGTATTCCACGGTCCAGAACTGGTACCCCGGTGACGCCGAGGGACGCGGTGGCATCTACAACTTCGTCACCAAGCGGGGTGACTGCCGGGGCGAGCGTGCCCACATCTCGTGGACCCAGGTCGAGACCGGCTCGGCCATCACCTGGAAATACCCGAGCTGCATCCTGCGCGGCGACCACTCGGTGGGTGAGTTCTACTCCGTGGCCCTGACCAACCACTACCAGCAGGCCGACACCGGCACCAAGATGATCCACATCGGCCGCGACACCCGCAGTACCATCGTGTCAAAGGGCATCGCGGCCGGCCACGGCAGCAACGCCTATCGGGGCTTGGTCAAGGTCCTGGCTACGGCCGAGGGCGCCCGCAACCACACCCAATGCGACTCGCTCCTGATGAGCCCGACCAGCGCTGCCCACACCTTCCCCTACATCGAGGTCAGGAATCCAGGCGCGACCGTGGAGCACGAGGCCACTACAAGCCGGATCGGCGACGACCAGTTGTTCTACCTGAGGAGCCGGGGCCTTGACGAGGAAGAGGCGGTCAACCTGATCGTCAATGGTTTCTGCAAGGAAGTCTTCAAGGAACTGCCCATGGAGTTCGCGGTGGAGGCCCAAAAACTGCTCGCCGTCAGCCTCGAAGGCGCGGTCGGCTAA